TTGCAAACAAAGGCTTTATCATAATGGCTCTATAATTGGAGGGGTTATTGACATCACCACTCTTGAAAAGAGATGTTGTTAAGCTAGTTGTCCAATCCATAGGGAACCCATGTTGAATGATGCTATTGAAAAAAATTGTAATGTGAGGTGCAAGAGTTTTCATACCCTTGTTTAGATACTTTGCTTGAAGTTCAAATAAGTCTTTTTCTTTTCCAACACCCAACTTCTTAATACCCATCCTAATCTCTTGCACAATGAAAAGCTTTGTGGCAATGTTGACCAAAGGAGGTCAAATCCTTATTTTGATATTTCACCTCAGGTATAAATTAAATAGATTTGTGTATATATGTGTTTACAACCTTAGCCTAAGTGTATCTAAGACTAAgagtataaaataaaatatactgcaatgtaaataattattaaatttgttAAATCTATGTAAAAAAATTAAATAGGAAACAAAATCATTAATATTTTCGAGAGAGAAAAGACAATCAATATTTATgtattaggttttttatttttacatCGATaagatattaaatattattaaaaatatataaataaagattGTTgtcctcaagaaaaggagattaaTCAAGAGGAAAATCTCAGGTTAAGTGAGGAAAGGGTGAATCTCCTTTGTGTTTTCAAATATTAGGAAAGAGATGCCAAGTTAAAGAGGGGACTAGAAGTAAGAAAGAACTAAGCTTTtgcttaaaataaaattaaaaaataaacattgTTGCTTAAAAAAAAAAGAGCAACAATAGAAAAATAATGAATTTATAAAGAAGAAAAACAGAAATAGAACAACAAAGAAGAAATTTTCAAATGACATTATGGAGGCCAAGAAGAGCCTTAACCCAAAAAAAAATAAGTTTAATGAAATGTTGTTAGGAGACTAGAATTCCTTATAAAATCCAAATAAACAAAATGAACAATGAGATTCTAACAAATATGTGAATGGAATGAgagatttcatgtttgtaatgaaaacacaaataatgtTTTTGGAAGCACAATAGAAATAGAACAACTAGAGAAGGAAAAATCTTAAAGAGATGAGAGAAAATGTTTATGAGAATTGTGAGCTTATATAATGGTTCCAAAGGAATCTATTTTTTAATGAAATGATAGTTGTTAGCAAAGTTCTTTGGATTAGGGTTTTAGACatcaaaaagaatatatatatataaacactaacacaatcacatctatttccaaATACATATATAAAGATGAACTTAAGACAATTGATGTTAAATCTGAATAGCTCAATAAAGAGAAAAATATTAGACAACTAATTAGATGTCATTAATGAATATTACATTAACAAATACTAAAATGAGCACAATATGTAGTGTGGAAATTATAAAATATGCAATTTCTAAATACTAAAATGAGCACAATATGTAGTGTGAAAATTATAAAATATGCAATTTCtaacaatatattttaaaaaagtCAGCTAAACCTTTTTAAAAAGAAGATAACATTTTTTAATCTAAAGTTGAAGACCAAAATCAAATAAATTTACTCACTAAAATGAACACTATATGTAACCTAGAAGTTACAAAATAtgtaatttttaataatatattttaaaataccaACTAAAACTTTttaagaggaagaaaatattttGAATCTAAAGTTGAAGACTAAAAACCAATAAACATACATGTCAAGagagtgagccccacaaataccACCGAAAATAACCAAAAACATTAAGTAGCTCTAAAAACACATACCAACATGTTGAATAGTATGGTGATATGAGTTATGGTTCTGAATATATAATAGGATGGCATACTTGGTTAAAGAGCTATTGATGATATTAGTTGTagttcaatatttatttaaattttaatgttatattttttcaAAGgtagattatttgaaatattttgcaaTCGATTGGAATTCATAGCTTAAATTACAATATTCAAATAATTATTTCTTTTAAACTAATATTCATATTAAAGATTGAGGGTTATCTATTCTAGTAAAGTTATTTGACACATGCTTTCAACCTCATCCTTTAAAAACATCACAAATTTTGATATTTAACAAGATAACAAAACTTAGACTCGTTTAAGTAGTTCAACTTCACCAATAAATAAAAACCActttacattaatattattttcaccattttgcaatTATAATCTTAAACATTATTAAACCAATATTATTGTGGTGAATATGCTTAACATTCAgtgatattatattttaatttgagAAAGGTGATCTGCTGCTAATACATTTATATTTATGCCTCGTCTTCTCAAATGAAATAACTCTTACGTTAGATCCTGATACAGTGGGAAAGGAACAAGTGCGTGTAttgttgtttgacataatcactaTTATGCCATGAGTATACAATATTTGATTAACAAGCAGCTGATCATATCACATGGAATTCAAATTTTGTTAGTtaatatattttctttttgttgCTGTCCCTGTTTGGTTTTATTGCATTACAAAAATAATATTGCTGTGGTAAGCATCATTAACAATCCTTGGTACCATATTTTGATTCAAGAAAAACAACCTGCTACTGATTCATTTATATTTGTGCTCTGATATCTTAAATTTGATTATTCTACATTTTACGCAAGAATTTATTCTTTGGCTGCATACAATAGGTGAGCGATTAGGAAATGACACACAGGCAATCACTGGTTCTATTCTCTTCAAGTTAACAAAACAGTGAGCCTTAACAATTTGCCTCCTTATCCTTCAAGAGATCCGTTCAAAATCTAGTAATCTATAGAAGCCTTGCGTAAAGAAAGTAACAAAATATCAGTGTGCATGAGTTTGCCTGAAACAGAAAATCAAGGTAAGGTTCCAGCTAAGTATTGTTTGTAACTGCACATCATGGATATTCAGTCATCTATAACTTAAAACTTCAACTCGGTTTGATCTTGGGATGCAATGTAGAACACAAGATTGTGCATAATATGCAACCATACAAAATAGTGAAGATGAAAACTCGTTGCAGTTCGCAACAAAGAAATCATGTTAATTTGAACTCTTGTTCCGTATGTTACAACAGCATAGATGCAGAATAAGTAAATTGTGAACATAAACTTTTGAACAATGCAGACTTGGGCCGTAGAATTGACATTCCACCATCATAGTGGAATTACCCACTGTATGTTTATATGCATCTGGATGAGAAAACTTTACCTGGTGCACAATTGAACTTTGTTCAAGTAAATTACCAGGGCAGCCATTATGAAGTGCTGGCACCCTAAAAGATGATATGTCTCTCATTCTTTCTAGCCAACAAGTCCCCCGCCTACATATTGAGCTCTATAAAAAATGTATACCGTTCTAACCCAAATAAATAACAAAagaaatgatgatgtgaaaagtCAAGCCCTGCACTTAACTTAATGTTGCTAGAAATTTTGAAAATGACATGAAGTTTTGAACAAGAAACTACAATAGTTATATCAGAATTAGATGAGAAAAACAGAGCCGAATCACATACAGACAAAATCATGACTAATGAGCATTCCAAATATACTCCAAAAACCTTGATGAACATTGTAGATTCCTTGAAAAACTATTTATTGCCTCCTAGCATCCCTGCTAAGTCTTTGGAGCCCATTTGTTTCATTAGATTCTGTAAGCCTCCAACGCCACCAATTTGTTTTAGCATGTTGGGAGGAAGAACCTTGCTCATATTCTGTGCATTCATATTTCTTGATAAAGCACTCATATCACCCTTCTTCGGAATTTTAAGTCCTTTCATTTTGCTCCAAACCTTTCCTAAACGTTTATACTCTTCAAGCATCTCCTTAACTTCCTTTACAGCACGACCTGCTCCCCTTGCCACGCGCACTATCCGTGATTCTGTCATAAGTTTCGGATTTGTACTATCGAGTTCTGCAAAAATCATATGTAAACTATCAAACATCCTGTGCAATTAATTGACCTAAACATAGGATTGCCATAAAACATCACTagaatgaaaaattattatttttaaattctacTCTATACACTGGTTTCTGCTTTCATTTCAGCTCGATGCTTCTATAATCTTTATTTTCAAAAGAGAGAACAGGAATAGGGACAAGATATTTACCATCATTAGTCATGGAGTCCATCATTGTCATGAACTTTTTTATCCGAGTCTGACTTTCCTTTTCTTGCCCCTTGGGCATCAACTCAGCACTAAATCCAGGAATCATGGAAAAAACCTGTAAAATAGGGTTTCATTTCATATGCAATTggaattttctcctgaaattttaTTAAATGTGGTCTTTGATTCAATTGATTATACCTGATTAAGTGGTCCCATTTGGAGGATGTTTTGAAACTGCTCATACATGATTCGCAGAGTAAAGGTGCCTTCTGACAACTTTTGCAGAAGTTCGGGCTGTTGTTCCGTGGGCATCACTTCATGAATTTTATTCATAAATCCAGACCAATCTCCCATGCCTAATCACAAGAAAGCAGGTCATGAAATATCAAAATAAACTGGCATCAAGCACAAATATAATGGAATACCAGTAAACAAACAAGAAATCCTTCTTATTGGGAAATTTAAATAGCTTTAATTCAACTGACCTAGCAATCGGCTGACAAATGGTTTGACATCAAATACTTCAAACTCGTCCATGTGCTCTCCTGTACCAATGAATATAACAGGACTCTTGGTTGCTGCAACACTGTTCCACCACAATGTAAATTTATTTAGCAAAATTGTTCTATTATTAAACataaacaattaaaatgaaaaacatAGGGTATATTGTCCAAACCAAGCAACAATCTAAAAACCAACAATAACATGTTCCTTATAAACTAAATGTAAGAAAATTAGAAATAGTAAAGAACATAATCCAATTTAATGGGGGCGAAAACTGAAGTGCATGAACAAAATAAAGGTCTTCTGATTGTTATATTTCATTGCATTCATGGATTACTTACACATACCATATAGCAAGGGCACTTTAACCAAACTCTACAGTAGAAAATATGGATTATATAAGAACACTTACGCACTGAGTGCACCTCCTCCTTTTGCATGACCATCCATTTTGGTGATAATGACAGCTCCTACTGAAACACTCTGTTTAAATGCTTGTGCTTGATCGAATGCCGCTTGTCCAATACTACTATCCATTACAAATATTACAAGATCCGGTTTCTGCAAACTCAACAAAAATGCAAGAATTAGAAACATGATATTCTTACAACCACTAATGCCTCATAATGTATGCTTAACATAGATTGGGTTATACCGTTGCTTCAGACACTTGCCGCATCTCCTCAAAAAGTGCAGCTTCCTGCTTATGCCGTCCACTAGTATCTACAATAATGAGATCACAGTTCTCCTCCTTGAATCTGTCAACTCCTTCCTGACCAATCTTCACGGGATCTGACTCTGTATAGCTGCCAACAAAGATTACAAAAGTCCTCCATATCATTCAATATCTCTGTATGTCATATAGAAAAAATTTATCCTGATGTGCATCTGATATTATGTGTACCCTTCAGTATTTGCCATTTCTAGTCTTTGCCAATGCATTACATAACTTCAATGTTTATGCTAAAAAGTTAAAAAGATTTACTTGTTAACAAATACAAAAGATTGCATTATGATCTGTTCACTCCAAGCGATATCCATAATACAGTCAATGAGAGTTACCTACACAGGATCACTTTAAAAGTTCCCAACTCACCTGCCATAAAAGGGAATCTTAGCCTTAGTTGCATTCTGTTTCAGCTGGTCAAAGGCACCTGCTCGGAATGTATCTGCACAAACTAGTGCTGGCTTCCAGCCCTTCTTCTGGTAATGGTAAGCATATTTTGTACAAGTGGTAGTTTTTCCAGAACCTGCATTATTTATTTATGACAATAAATCAAGTGTAACATGTAAAATCCTTACATGAAGGAACCGTTAAACCAACTAATTATCATATTTAGTAATCTTAAGCTACAAATTCAAATGCAAAGTATTTCTAATTCCCAAATGCATAGAGAAATTTGGCAACATGGTAATACAGTATCATCCATGTTAATATAAACATTAACAACAAATAAATCATACATATTGCATTATAAACTTAGCCTATCACGCCAAAGAATATCACTGACAGTACCTTGTAAACCAACAAACATGATCACATTTGGCTTTCCCTTCTTTGGTGTATAAGAAGTCTTTCCAGGATCCATCATATTACAAAGTTCATTGAAAATGGCCTGCCAGCACAGAGAACTAAAGTAAGTATCTCTGGTCAAAACAAATGCTTCTAAATAGCAACTCATTTACACACATGAAGTAGTTACCGCCAAGAATAGGTGATACCTGTTGATTTTGCCACAACCATGGTGATTATTATTCCAAGCAACTCAAAATAACATCCTATTAAGGTATGAAATTTTTACTTGTTACATGCACTTTTAACAAAAAATCTCATGATTGTTACTAAAATTATTATAAACATCACGATTGTAGAGAAAGCATCTAGGACTTCTTTAACGACAAAGGTCAGTGCATGCCCATAAGCTAGAGATTGTCCGATAGGATACAGGCTAAGTTGCCGAATCGGGTACAGGTATGAAACGCCGGTATGGCAAAAATTGTTTTGGGGGTTGGGTACATTTTCGGTAcgtttattttatgtatatataaatgtatgtatgtatgtatgtgtgtgtgtgtgtgtgtgtgtgtgtgtgtgtgagatatatagctaaaaaatagaattaagtttagatgtcatataccaatacatatgctaaacaaaaccattacaaatttcaaattttgaaacataaattttgaaagatcaaactagaatctcaTGATAGATAAGTTCTTAGTTCACTAATCAGCACTGTAGGTCTTAAGAaaatcaaaaagatcaaactagaatcactAAACACTGCAAAAACATTTCAGCATCTAAAAACGTGAACCCCGGATGTACCCACAGGAGATTCGTTTCAGAATCTGATTCCGGTACGCTTCGTACCCGGAATCGCCCGGAAAATCCCACAATTCAGCAACTTAGGATACAGGTATAAATTTGGTTAACTATTGCAGCAAACCTAACTCACCAGCAAGTGAAAACAAATGTACTTTGATTAGACTTCCTCATTATACAAGTTACATTCAGTTATGATACTTCCAATAATGACGACAAACAAAAATATGACTAATAGTTTGTACAAGTACATGCACAAGATTGATTGAAGACACTAAATAAGGTCCAACTCCAAACCCTTAGGGACCCCTCTAGCATTAAAGAACGGAGTTGTCAGGCATATTCACTATGCAGAATCTGAAACCTACAAAACTTGTAATAGGCAGCTTTGCTGTCCATCAAATCTGCCCATTATAAACAGCATACAGCAAAAAAGTTCATAAGCCAAGATTTTCTAGGGTTGAGCTGGAAGGGGAGAGGAGAGTTCTTTGTTTTATTGGTTTCCTTGTTTTGTTGTTATGGTTTATGTCTGGTTTTTCCTTGCCTTGTAGTGACTTTTTATTTCTGTTTTTTCATATCAGTTTTCATTGGGCTCATTTAAATACAGTATGCCATCCCCGTGTGTAAAGGTACTGCAATTGGAATATCTAAGCTGGATGTTGCGGGCTTAGCTGTTTTTGCATTTAATGGAGATTGATAGAGATGGAATTACTGTTTCTCAAGGCAAAAATATCATATCTTTCAAACACATACAAAGGAGCTGCATTCATTATGCAAAATAGAGGGACCCTTCAAGCTCAGAAGCAAGCAAATGGTCTGCAAGGTAAACATTCTTCTACTTTGATCTTGCTTCCTAACAAAGATATGGTTGGTGTTTTAATAAGGGAAGAGAATAGGTTGAAATCTGTGGAGATTTTTTTCATATATCTTTCTCCTGATGCTCTTCCTCCTAGTAATTCTTAAGCTCAAGTTATACATTACATTTTGTAGAATGATTTAAAAGGgtctttgtttttttgtttgaaaaataaTAAGCAGAAAGATATTCTTTGCAAGGGCTTTTGGAATGTTGTCAAATCTCTTTTTAGAGCCTTTGCTTGGGACCCTATTGCCAAT
The nucleotide sequence above comes from Cryptomeria japonica chromosome 11, Sugi_1.0, whole genome shotgun sequence. Encoded proteins:
- the LOC131073632 gene encoding signal recognition particle subunit SRP54 2, with product MVLGELGGSIARALQQMSNATVIDEKVLNECLNEISRALLKSDVQFKMVRDMQLNIKKIVNFDDLAAGHNKRRIIQQAIFNELCNMMDPGKTSYTPKKGKPNVIMFVGLQGSGKTTTCTKYAYHYQKKGWKPALVCADTFRAGAFDQLKQNATKAKIPFYGSYTESDPVKIGQEGVDRFKEENCDLIIVDTSGRHKQEAALFEEMRQVSEATKPDLVIFVMDSSIGQAAFDQAQAFKQSVSVGAVIITKMDGHAKGGGALSAVAATKSPVIFIGTGEHMDEFEVFDVKPFVSRLLGMGDWSGFMNKIHEVMPTEQQPELLQKLSEGTFTLRIMYEQFQNILQMGPLNQVFSMIPGFSAELMPKGQEKESQTRIKKFMTMMDSMTNDELDSTNPKLMTESRIVRVARGAGRAVKEVKEMLEEYKRLGKVWSKMKGLKIPKKGDMSALSRNMNAQNMSKVLPPNMLKQIGGVGGLQNLMKQMGSKDLAGMLGGNK